A single window of Eucalyptus grandis isolate ANBG69807.140 chromosome 1, ASM1654582v1, whole genome shotgun sequence DNA harbors:
- the LOC120294915 gene encoding LOW QUALITY PROTEIN: receptor protein kinase TMK1-like (The sequence of the model RefSeq protein was modified relative to this genomic sequence to represent the inferred CDS: inserted 3 bases in 3 codons): MGKSNRLGRRRAGELLLAVALSLAAVSGVTDPGDLAILKQFRDGLSNPELLEWPAGGGDGDPCGSKWKHVFCSGDRVSQIEVQKVGLAGPXPANLNQLTALTHLGLQNNRFSGAVPSLRGLLTLQYAYLDYNKFDSIPSDCFVGLDSLQILALDGNNLNASTGWMFPNELQNSAQLRNLTCNGCNLVGPVPDFLGSMASLQVLMLSGNSLTGGIPASFANCSLQILWLNNQRKGGMTGPIDVVTSMVSLTSLWLHGNSFSGSIPXNIGDLVSLKSLNLNGNQFSGLIPDSLINMVLDLLDLNNNNFMGPTPNFKSPKAVCASNKFCLPTPGAPCAPEVMALIDFLGALNYPARLLSSWVGNDPCQGPWLGLSCNNNGKVAMINLPKNKLNGALSPSVAKLDALTQVRLGSNNLTGSVPANWTSLKGLTYLDLSNNNISGPMPKFSDSVTLLIDGNPLLNVTPTSPEVSPPSGDTKSPGGTPDSPTKGSTSASANVPTPVSSPKPKKFKYFWAAIVAPVASVAALMLLAVPLYFCCKKRRETSQAPSSLVVYPRDSSDPDNIVKIAVASNTYGSTSLMGSDSASRNSSGFGESHVIEAGNLIISVQVLRNVTKNFARENELGRGGFGVVYXGELDDGTKIAVKRMEAGVISNKAIDEFQAEIAVLSKVRHRHLVSLLGYSVEGNERILVYEYMPQGALSKHLFHWKNLKLEPLTWKRRLNIALDVARGMEYLHSLAHQSFIHRDLKSSNILLGDDFKAKVSDFGLVKLAPDGEKSVVTRLAGTFGYLAPEYAVTGKITTKADVFSFGVVLMELLTGLMALDGERPEESQYLVGYFWNIKSDKEKLKAAIDPTLEKKEETYESISIIAELAGHCTAREPNQRPDMGHAVNVLAPLVEKWKPFDDDYEEYSGIDYSLPLNQMVKDWQEAESKDLSYADLEDSKGSIPTRPTGFADSFTSTDAR; encoded by the exons ATGGGGAAAAGTAACCGCctcggccgccgccgcgccggcgAGCTGCTCCTCGCCGTCGCGCTCTCCCTCGCGGCGGTCTCCGGCGTCACGGACCCGGGCGACCTGGCCATCCTGAAGCAGTTCCGGGACGGGCTCAGCAACCCGGAGCTGCTCGAGTggccggcgggcggcggcgacggcgacccgTGCGGCTCCAAGTGGAAGCACGTGTTCTGCTCCGGCGACCGGGTGTCGCAGATTGAGGTCCAGAAGGTCGGCCTCGCGGGGC CCCCCGCGAACCTCAACCAGCTCACCGCCCTCACTCACTTGGGCCTCCAGAACAACCGGTTCAGCGGGGCGGTCCCGTCGCTGCGCGGGCTCTTGACTCTGCAGTACGCGTATCTGGATTACAACAAGTTCGACTCCATTCCTTCCGATTGCTTCGTCGGCCTCGACAGCTTGCAG ATTCTGGCATTGGACGGCAACAATCTGAACGCCAGCACGGGGTGGATGTTCCCGAATGAGTTGCAGAACTCGGCGCAGCTGAGGAATCTCACCTGTAACGGCTGCAATTTGGTCGGCCCGGTGCCGGATTTCCTCGGAAGCATGGCTTCTCTGCAAGTGTTGATGTTATCAGGTAACAGCTTGACGGGTGGGATTCCTGCGAGTTTTGCTAACTGCAGTTTGCAGATTCTGTGGTTGAATAATCAACGTAAAGGTGGAATGACCGGGCCTATTGATGTGGTGACTTCTATGGTCTCTCTGACGAGCCTGTGGCTTCATGGGAATAGCTTCTCGGGATCGATTC GGAATATCGGGGACTTGGTTTCTCTGAAGAGCCTCAATCTTAATGGTAATCAATTCTCCGGCTTGATTCCTGATAGCTTGATAAATATGGTTTTGGATTTGCTAGATCTGAATAATAATAACTTCATGGGTCCGACCCCCAACTTTAAGTCGCCTAAGGCGGTTTGTGCTTCTAATAAGTTTTGTTTGCCCACGCCGGGAGCACCTTGCGCGCCGGAAGTTATGGCTCTCATAGACTTTCTTGGCGCGTTGAATTACCCAGCAAGGCTTCTTTCGTCGTGGGTGGGTAATGATCCTTGCCAAGGGCCATGGCTTGGGCTGAGTTGCAATAATAACGGAAAAGTTGCCATGATCAATTTGCCCAAGAACAAGCTTAATGGTGCATTGAGTCCGTCGGTTGCGAAGTTGGATGCTCTCACACAGGTGAGACTTGGTTCGAACAATTTGACGGGTTCAGTCCCTGCTAACTGGACTAGTTTGAAAGGTCTGACTTACTTGGACCTAAGTAACAACAACATTTCTGGTCCAATGCCAAAATTTAGTGACTCTGTGACGCTCCTCATTGATGGGAATCCTCTGCTAAATGTTACCCCCACCTCTCCAGAGGTGAGCCCTCCATCTGGGGATACGAAGTCCCCTGGTGGAACTCCAGATTCCCCAACCAAAGGCTCAACTTCTGCTTCTGCTAACGTTCCTACTCCTGTTAGCTCCCCCAAGCCGAAGAAATTTAAGTATTTTTGGGCAGCAATTGTCGCTCCCGTTGCCAGTGTGGCAGCTCTCATGCTCCTGGCTGTTCCTCTGTACTTCTGTTgtaagaagaggagagaaacaTCCCAGGCTCCAAGTTCCCTAGTGGTTTACCCGAGAGATTCCTCTGATCCAGATAATATCGTGAAGATCGCAGTTGCTAGTAACACCTATGGCAGCACCTCACTTATGGGGAGTGACTCTGCTAGCAGAAATAGCAGTGGATTTGGTGAGTCTCATGTAATTGAAGCGGGGAATCTCATAATATCAGTTCAGGTCCTTCGAAATGTGACGAAAAATTTTGCACGGGAAAATGAGCTTGGTCGCGGTGGCTTTGGGGTAGTTT AAGGGGAGTTAGACGATGGAACAAAGATCGCAGTGAAAAGAATGGAGGCAGGTGTAATTAGCAACAAAGCAATAGACGAATTTCAGGCTGAAATTGCAGTCCTTTCAAAAGTTAGGCATCGTCACTTGGTATCTCTTCTAGGCTATTCTGtagaaggaaatgaaagaataCTAGTGTATGAGTACATGCCTCAAGGGGCCCTCAGCAAGCATCTCTTCCATTGGAAGAACTTGAAGTTGGAGCCTCTTACCTGGAAGAGGAGGTTAAATATTGCTCTGGACGTTGCCAGGGGAATGGAGTATCTTCATAGTCTAGCTCATCAGAGCTTCATACACAGAGATCTTAAATCATCGAATATTTTGCTCGGAGATGATTTTAAAGCCAAGGTTTCAGATTTTGGACTGGTAAAGCTTGCTCCTGATGGAGAGAAGTCTGTGGTAACAAGGCTTGCCGGGACCTTTGGCTATCTAGCTCCAGAATATGCTG TCACAGGGAAAATTACTACTAAAGCTGATGTCTTCAGTTTTGGAGTTGTTTTAATGGAACTACTGACGGGATTGATGGCGCTTGATGGAGAAAGACCAGAGGAAAGCCAATACCTCGTGGgttatttctggaatataaaatcagataaagaaaagttaaagGCTGCTATTGACCCAACTttggagaaaaaggaggagacaTACGAGAGTATCTCCATCATCGCTGAATTAGCCGGGCACTGCACTGCAAGGGAGCCAAACCAAAGGCCAGATATGGGCCATGCTGTGAATGTACTGGCTCCACTTGTTGAGAAATGGAAACCATTTGACGACGACTACGAAGAATACTCTGGCATTGATTACAGCCTCCCGCTGAATCAGATGGTTAAGGACTGGCAGGAAGCAGAAAGCAAGGACTTGAGTTACGCGGACTTAGAAGACAGTAAGGGAAGTATACCCACAAGACCAACAGGATTCGCGGACTCTTTCACTTCTACCGATGCTCGGTAA